The following proteins come from a genomic window of Solwaraspora sp. WMMA2065:
- a CDS encoding aldolase/citrate lyase family protein — translation MARLDPAVYAALDDLLADVDAALRARYPGEASGRQPVHTVYVPADRVTADLVPTWGAAALAALDAHPPAPYPVELDRRVRAKLAREPVEDLRIDVEDGYGVRDDAIEDADLRAAARALTEARAAGVGPPRVGVRIKCLEAATRRRAVRSLDLFLDACAGPPDGFVVTLPKVSHPAQVAAMVDVCGRLEQAYGLVDGALRFEIQIETPAAILAPDGTATVARLIDESAGRCAGLHFGTYDYGTACGIAADYLSMDHPSSDHAKAVMQVAAAGTGVPLSDGSTNILPVGDTETVRSAWQRHAGLVRRSLERGFYQGWDLHPHQLPTRFAATYAFYRAGREQTVRRLDAYLARRSGGILDEPATARALARFLLRGLDCGAVDPADAGFDRTVLTTLAGPGSAEAAPAADRDAGPTAHLPTASGEEPTDHAR, via the coding sequence ATGGCCCGGCTCGATCCGGCGGTGTACGCCGCGTTGGACGACCTGCTCGCCGACGTCGACGCCGCGCTGCGGGCCCGCTATCCGGGCGAGGCGTCCGGGCGCCAGCCGGTGCACACCGTGTACGTGCCCGCCGACCGGGTCACCGCCGACCTGGTGCCGACCTGGGGTGCGGCGGCGTTGGCCGCGCTGGACGCCCATCCGCCGGCACCGTACCCGGTCGAGCTGGACCGGCGGGTACGCGCCAAACTGGCCCGCGAGCCGGTCGAGGACCTGCGCATCGACGTCGAGGACGGGTACGGCGTACGCGACGACGCCATCGAGGACGCCGACCTGCGGGCCGCGGCACGTGCGTTGACCGAGGCACGGGCCGCCGGCGTGGGCCCACCCCGCGTCGGGGTGCGGATCAAGTGTCTGGAGGCGGCCACCCGGCGGCGGGCGGTCCGCAGCCTCGACCTTTTTCTGGACGCCTGCGCTGGGCCGCCCGACGGCTTCGTGGTCACCCTGCCGAAGGTGAGCCACCCGGCCCAGGTCGCCGCGATGGTCGACGTCTGCGGCCGGCTGGAGCAGGCGTACGGGCTGGTGGACGGGGCGCTGCGGTTCGAGATCCAGATCGAGACTCCGGCGGCGATCCTCGCTCCCGACGGCACCGCGACCGTCGCCCGGCTGATCGATGAGTCAGCCGGACGGTGTGCCGGACTCCACTTCGGCACCTACGACTACGGAACCGCCTGCGGCATCGCCGCCGATTACCTGAGTATGGACCATCCAAGTTCCGACCACGCGAAGGCCGTCATGCAGGTGGCCGCCGCCGGCACCGGTGTACCGCTCAGCGACGGCTCCACCAACATCCTGCCGGTCGGCGACACCGAGACGGTGCGCTCCGCCTGGCAGCGCCACGCCGGCCTGGTCCGCAGATCCCTGGAACGCGGCTTCTACCAGGGCTGGGACCTGCACCCGCACCAGTTGCCGACCCGGTTCGCCGCGACCTACGCGTTCTACCGCGCCGGCCGGGAGCAAACCGTCCGGCGGCTCGACGCCTACCTCGCCCGCCGGTCCGGCGGGATCCTCGACGAGCCGGCGACCGCCCGGGCGCTGGCCCGGTTCCTGCTGCGCGGGCTGGACTGCGGCGCCGTCGACCCGGCCGACGCCGGTTTCGACCGCACCGTACTGACCACCCTGGCCGGTCCGGGCTCCGCCGAGGCCGCTCCGGCCGCCGACCGCGATGCCGGGCCGACCGCCCACCTGCCGACCGCGTCCGGTGAGGAGCCCACCGACCATGCCCGTTGA
- the aceB gene encoding malate synthase A has product MIPRSQVDPLPPTGDVLTGDAVAFLGGLHRRFAGRRTELLAARSRRRADIARTGRLDFRADTAQVRAGSWTVPPPPPDLADRRVEITGPTDRKMTVNALNSGARVWLADLEDANTPHWVNVVDGQRNLADAVRRTIELRTETKTYRLGPGPYPTIVVRPRGWHLDERHLVFDGAPAVGALVDAGLYLFHNAAELLRRGSGPYLYLAKTESHEEAALWHDVFVHVEQTLGLPAGSIRATVLIETITAAFEMDEILWALGPYAAGLNAGRWDYLFSLIKNFRDAGGRFVLPDRAAVTMTAPFMRAYTELLVATCHRRGAMAIGGMSAFIPNRRDADVTARAVDQVRADKRREAADGFDGSWVAHPDLVPVCREVFDEVLGDRPNQLDRQRPDVSVTAAQLLDVAATGGAVTEAGLRANVAVAVRYLEAWLRGNGAVAIDNLMEDAATAEISRSQIWQWIRNEVRLPDGTLVTADLVRTIGDAELAAIRAVLSEPDWTASRFPQARALFEEVALGPDYVDFLTLPAYRLID; this is encoded by the coding sequence TTGATACCCCGCAGCCAGGTCGACCCGCTGCCACCTACCGGCGACGTGCTGACCGGCGACGCGGTGGCGTTCCTCGGCGGACTGCACCGTCGGTTCGCCGGCCGGCGGACCGAGCTGCTCGCCGCCCGGAGCCGCCGCCGGGCCGACATCGCCCGCACCGGCCGGCTGGACTTCCGGGCCGACACCGCGCAGGTGCGGGCCGGCAGCTGGACGGTGCCGCCGCCCCCGCCCGACCTGGCCGACCGGCGGGTGGAGATCACCGGGCCCACCGACCGCAAGATGACCGTCAACGCATTGAACTCCGGTGCCCGGGTGTGGCTGGCCGACCTGGAGGATGCGAACACCCCGCACTGGGTGAACGTGGTCGACGGGCAACGCAACCTCGCCGACGCCGTGCGACGCACCATCGAGCTGCGGACCGAGACGAAGACGTACCGGCTCGGCCCCGGGCCGTACCCGACGATCGTGGTCCGGCCCCGTGGCTGGCACCTCGACGAGCGGCACCTCGTCTTCGACGGCGCGCCGGCCGTCGGCGCGCTGGTCGACGCCGGCCTGTACCTGTTCCACAACGCCGCCGAGCTGCTGCGTCGGGGCAGTGGCCCCTACCTCTACCTGGCCAAGACGGAAAGCCACGAGGAGGCCGCGCTGTGGCATGACGTGTTCGTCCATGTCGAGCAGACGCTCGGCCTGCCGGCCGGGAGCATCCGGGCCACCGTGCTGATCGAGACGATCACCGCGGCGTTCGAGATGGACGAGATCCTGTGGGCACTCGGCCCGTACGCCGCCGGGCTCAACGCCGGCCGGTGGGACTACCTGTTCAGCCTCATCAAGAACTTCCGCGACGCCGGTGGGCGGTTCGTGCTGCCGGACCGGGCGGCGGTGACCATGACCGCGCCGTTCATGCGGGCCTACACCGAGCTGCTGGTCGCCACCTGCCACCGGCGCGGCGCGATGGCGATCGGCGGGATGTCGGCGTTCATCCCGAACCGGCGGGACGCCGACGTCACCGCCCGCGCCGTCGACCAGGTCCGGGCCGACAAGAGGCGGGAGGCCGCCGACGGCTTCGACGGGTCCTGGGTCGCCCACCCCGACCTGGTGCCGGTCTGCCGCGAGGTGTTCGACGAGGTCCTCGGCGACCGGCCCAACCAGCTCGACCGGCAGCGCCCGGACGTGTCGGTCACCGCCGCGCAGCTGCTGGACGTCGCCGCCACCGGCGGTGCCGTCACCGAGGCCGGGCTGCGCGCGAACGTCGCCGTCGCGGTGCGCTACCTGGAGGCCTGGCTGCGCGGCAACGGTGCGGTGGCGATCGACAACCTGATGGAGGACGCGGCCACCGCCGAGATCTCTCGGTCCCAGATCTGGCAGTGGATCCGCAATGAGGTACGGCTGCCCGATGGCACCCTGGTGACCGCCGATCTGGTCCGGACCATCGGTGACGCCGAACTCGCCGCGATCCGCGCCGTGCTGTCCGAACCGGACTGGACGGCGAGCCGGTTCCCGCAGGCCCGGGCGTTGTTCGAGGAGGTCGCCCTTGGTCCCGACTACGTCGACTTCCTGACCCTGCCGGCGTACCGGTTGATCGACTGA
- a CDS encoding 8-oxoguanine deaminase, giving the protein MVIVVTGAAVATVDAAGTEHRDGHLVVGDDGHIAAVGPGDVPAGLLDTLTGGDQRRVRRVDGTGCLATPGLVNTHHHLYQWATRGLAQQQNLFGWLTTLYPVWSRMDADTVHDAAAANLGWLALSGCTTSTDHHYVFPRDGGDLFAAEIDAARRIGLRFHPCRGSMDLGRSAGGLPPDSTVEDTDAALAATEAAIDRWHDPAPESMLRVAVAPCSPFSVTPRLMRESAELARRRGVRLHTHLAETVEEEEYCRTTHGCTPVQYAEQLGWLGDDVWLAHGVHLDDAAVARLGATGTGVAHCPSSNARLGAGTARVTDLLAAGVPVGLGVDGAASQEVGHLGAELRQSLYAARLRGGPAALTARDALALGTIGGARCLGRAAEIGSLEVAKLADVALWRVDGLGHAGIDDPVAALVLGPPAPVELLLVGGRPVVERAELRTADAADLARRAARAHRALMSPAPSNRSDL; this is encoded by the coding sequence GTGGTGATCGTCGTCACCGGCGCCGCCGTCGCCACGGTCGACGCCGCCGGCACCGAGCACCGCGACGGGCATCTCGTCGTCGGCGACGACGGCCACATCGCCGCCGTCGGCCCCGGCGACGTGCCCGCCGGCCTGCTCGACACGCTCACCGGCGGGGACCAGCGCCGGGTACGCCGGGTCGACGGCACCGGCTGCCTGGCCACCCCCGGCCTGGTCAACACCCATCACCACCTCTACCAGTGGGCCACCCGTGGCCTGGCCCAGCAGCAGAACCTGTTCGGCTGGCTGACCACCCTCTACCCGGTCTGGTCGCGGATGGACGCCGACACGGTGCATGACGCAGCCGCGGCCAACCTCGGCTGGCTGGCGCTGTCCGGCTGCACCACCAGCACCGACCACCACTACGTCTTCCCCCGCGACGGCGGTGACCTGTTCGCCGCCGAGATCGACGCCGCGCGCCGGATCGGGCTGCGGTTCCATCCCTGCCGGGGTTCGATGGACCTCGGCCGCTCGGCCGGTGGGCTGCCCCCGGACTCCACCGTGGAGGACACCGACGCCGCGCTGGCCGCGACTGAGGCGGCGATCGACCGCTGGCACGACCCGGCGCCGGAGTCGATGCTGCGGGTCGCCGTGGCCCCCTGCTCGCCGTTCTCGGTCACCCCCCGGCTGATGCGCGAGTCGGCCGAACTGGCCCGCCGCCGGGGGGTCCGGCTGCACACCCACCTCGCCGAAACCGTCGAGGAGGAGGAGTACTGCCGGACCACGCACGGCTGCACCCCGGTGCAGTACGCCGAACAGCTCGGCTGGCTCGGCGACGACGTGTGGCTGGCACACGGCGTCCACCTCGACGACGCGGCGGTGGCCCGGCTCGGCGCCACCGGCACCGGCGTCGCGCACTGTCCCAGCTCGAACGCCCGGCTCGGCGCCGGCACCGCCCGGGTGACCGATCTGCTCGCCGCCGGCGTACCGGTCGGCCTGGGCGTCGACGGCGCCGCCAGCCAGGAGGTCGGCCACCTCGGCGCGGAGCTGCGCCAGTCGCTGTACGCGGCCCGGCTGCGCGGCGGGCCGGCGGCGCTGACCGCCCGCGACGCCCTCGCGTTGGGCACCATCGGCGGCGCGCGCTGCCTGGGCCGGGCAGCCGAGATCGGCTCGCTTGAGGTGGCCAAGCTCGCCGACGTCGCGCTGTGGCGGGTCGACGGGCTCGGCCACGCCGGCATCGACGACCCGGTCGCCGCACTGGTGCTCGGCCCACCCGCACCGGTGGAGCTGCTCCTGGTCGGCGGCCGGCCGGTCGTCGAACGCGCCGAGCTGCGCACCGCCGACGCCGCCGACCTGGCCCGCCGGGCCGCCCGCGCGCACCGGGCCCTGATGTCCCCGGCCCCGTCGAACAGGAGTGACCTTTGA
- the pucL gene encoding factor-independent urate hydroxylase: protein MGIVLGPNRYGKAQTRVVRVDRDGDRHTLRDLNVSVALAGDLAATHLTGDNSQVLPTDTQKNTVYAFARRHGVASAEEFGLLLARHFVDSQPGISRARVDIEQYDWRRLGPHSFERDGGSTRTVTVRYDGDRAEVIAGLSDLVLLNSTDSEFRGYVVDPYTTLPEADDRILATAVDARWRYAGTAPPGGFDAAHAAVRQALVDAFVGTYSRSLQQTLYAMGERVLTDRPDVVEVRLALPNKHHLLVDLSPFGLDNPNSVFVAADRPYGLIEGTVTRDDAPPELGQW, encoded by the coding sequence ATGGGAATCGTTCTGGGGCCGAACCGGTACGGCAAGGCGCAGACCCGGGTGGTCCGGGTGGACCGGGACGGCGACCGGCACACCCTGCGCGACCTCAACGTCTCCGTCGCGCTCGCCGGTGACCTCGCCGCCACTCACCTCACCGGCGACAACAGCCAGGTGCTGCCGACCGACACGCAGAAGAACACGGTGTACGCGTTCGCCCGTCGTCACGGCGTCGCCAGCGCCGAGGAGTTCGGCCTGCTGCTGGCCCGGCACTTCGTGGACAGCCAGCCCGGCATCAGCCGGGCCCGCGTCGACATCGAGCAGTACGACTGGCGACGGCTGGGGCCGCACTCGTTCGAACGCGACGGCGGCTCCACCCGTACCGTCACGGTCCGCTACGACGGCGACCGGGCGGAGGTGATCGCCGGCCTGTCCGACCTGGTCCTGCTCAACTCCACCGACTCGGAGTTCCGGGGCTACGTCGTCGACCCGTACACCACCCTGCCGGAGGCCGACGACCGGATCCTCGCCACCGCCGTGGACGCCCGGTGGCGCTACGCCGGCACCGCGCCGCCCGGCGGCTTCGACGCCGCCCACGCGGCCGTACGGCAGGCGCTGGTCGACGCGTTCGTCGGCACCTACAGCCGGTCCCTGCAGCAGACCCTGTACGCGATGGGTGAGCGGGTGCTGACCGACCGGCCCGACGTGGTGGAGGTGCGGCTGGCCCTGCCGAACAAGCACCACCTGCTGGTCGACCTGAGCCCGTTCGGCCTGGACAACCCGAACAGCGTGTTCGTCGCCGCCGACCGGCCGTACGGGCTGATCGAGGGCACCGTCACCCGCGACGACGCGCCGCCGGAGCTGGGGCAGTGGTGA
- the uraH gene encoding hydroxyisourate hydrolase — MDRGLDVFNTLPADDVRELLLSCCAAPGWAAAVTAGRPYADRAALTAAARAQVGALPWPEVADAVAVHPRIGRPPTGTGRDAQWSRREQAAATAASGTVASGPGPGTVASGPGVATELAEVNDAYEQRFGYRFLIFANGRGAAELVAAARQRLHHDPDTEQGVVRTELGDIAALRLRRLVDDLAGPAPLSSHVLDTTTGTPATGITVRLDAADPGGGWRTVATGHTDADGRLRDWVPGAGWAAGTYRLVFDVADRLGVDAFYTEIPVVFTVRDAARHHHVPLLLSPYGYTTYRGS; from the coding sequence TTGGACCGCGGACTCGACGTGTTCAACACGCTGCCCGCCGATGACGTGCGGGAACTGCTGCTCAGCTGCTGCGCCGCGCCCGGCTGGGCCGCCGCCGTGACGGCCGGCCGGCCGTACGCCGACCGGGCGGCGCTGACCGCCGCCGCGCGGGCGCAGGTCGGTGCGCTGCCCTGGCCGGAGGTGGCCGACGCGGTCGCCGTCCACCCGCGGATCGGTCGGCCGCCCACCGGCACCGGCCGGGACGCCCAGTGGTCCCGTCGCGAGCAGGCGGCGGCTACGGCCGCTTCCGGCACGGTCGCTTCCGGCCCCGGCCCCGGCACCGTCGCTTCCGGCCCCGGCGTCGCGACCGAACTGGCTGAGGTCAACGACGCCTACGAGCAGCGGTTCGGGTACCGCTTCCTGATCTTCGCGAACGGCCGTGGCGCCGCGGAACTGGTGGCCGCCGCCCGGCAGCGGCTGCACCACGACCCGGACACCGAGCAGGGCGTGGTCCGCACCGAGCTCGGCGACATCGCCGCCCTGCGCCTGCGCCGACTCGTCGACGACCTCGCCGGGCCGGCGCCGCTGTCCAGCCACGTGCTGGACACCACCACCGGCACCCCGGCGACCGGTATCACCGTGCGACTCGACGCTGCCGACCCGGGGGGCGGCTGGCGCACCGTCGCCACCGGACACACCGACGCCGACGGCCGGCTGCGTGACTGGGTGCCGGGCGCCGGCTGGGCCGCCGGCACCTACCGGCTGGTGTTCGACGTGGCCGACCGGCTCGGGGTGGATGCCTTCTACACCGAGATCCCGGTGGTGTTCACCGTCCGCGACGCCGCCCGCCACCATCACGTGCCGCTGCTGCTGAGCCCGTACGGCTACACCACTTACCGAGGGAGCTGA
- a CDS encoding PucR family transcriptional regulator has translation MLLADVLDKAHLKLVPLTGDDGRDRTVGRVNVIDLPDPGRYVATADLVLTGLMWHQGPDDSEVFVAALAAAGVTALGAGEALHGSVPRDLVAACRRHRLPLFEVPADVSFRDIIDDVHPTLWAQRASSLAAVLGRQRGLVAAMAAGARLTDLLPTVAAAVETDCWTLTTSGRVVAGTAELADPVAEALSRAFLTAQRLPATVTVDGARFSVFGVPGRAEHRLAAWLVACRGALDTLPGTVDELTSVVALERAHLDEAARVEARLAGQLRTALRAPGDLAGLRAALLAARLDPDATFVAVAATLDEMRAPATLTVAVVDEFLSRLAPDRAVTVLEPDLPCGALAVLALAPQAAGTIGSALVAAADRMVPGLRGGRLVLGVSAASVGAAGLGGAVEEALHAHRSATSTATGPVSVVAAGELASHSLLLAGVPAGTRQGFRSRLLGPVEEYDRAHHADLLRTLSVFLDCDGSWSRCAQRLHVHVNTLRYRIGRIEQLTGRDLGRFEDRVDFFLALRLTAD, from the coding sequence GTGCTGCTGGCCGACGTGCTCGACAAGGCCCACCTGAAGCTGGTGCCGCTGACCGGCGACGACGGTCGGGACCGCACCGTCGGCCGGGTCAACGTCATCGACCTGCCCGACCCGGGCCGCTACGTGGCCACCGCAGATCTGGTGCTCACCGGCCTGATGTGGCACCAGGGGCCGGACGACTCCGAGGTCTTCGTCGCGGCGCTGGCCGCCGCCGGGGTGACCGCGCTGGGCGCGGGTGAGGCGCTGCACGGCAGCGTGCCCCGCGACCTGGTCGCCGCCTGTCGCCGGCACCGGCTACCGCTGTTCGAGGTGCCCGCCGACGTGTCGTTTCGCGACATCATCGACGACGTCCATCCGACCCTGTGGGCGCAGCGGGCCAGCTCACTGGCGGCGGTGCTGGGCCGCCAGCGCGGACTGGTCGCCGCGATGGCCGCCGGTGCCCGGCTGACCGATCTGCTGCCGACAGTGGCCGCTGCGGTCGAGACCGACTGCTGGACGTTGACCACCAGCGGCCGGGTGGTAGCCGGCACGGCCGAGCTGGCCGATCCGGTCGCCGAGGCGCTGAGCCGTGCTTTCCTGACCGCGCAGCGGCTGCCCGCGACGGTGACGGTCGACGGCGCGCGGTTCTCCGTGTTCGGGGTTCCCGGCCGAGCCGAGCACCGGCTGGCAGCCTGGTTGGTGGCCTGCCGGGGCGCGCTCGACACACTGCCCGGCACGGTCGACGAACTGACCAGCGTGGTGGCGCTCGAACGGGCGCACCTGGACGAGGCCGCCCGGGTGGAGGCGCGGCTGGCCGGCCAACTGCGAACGGCGCTGCGGGCGCCGGGGGACCTCGCCGGGCTGCGGGCCGCGCTGCTGGCCGCCCGGCTCGACCCGGATGCCACGTTCGTCGCGGTCGCCGCCACGCTGGACGAGATGCGCGCACCGGCGACGCTGACCGTCGCCGTGGTCGACGAGTTCCTCAGCCGGCTGGCACCCGACCGGGCGGTCACCGTCCTCGAACCCGACCTGCCCTGCGGAGCGCTCGCCGTGCTGGCGCTGGCTCCGCAGGCCGCCGGCACCATAGGGTCGGCACTGGTCGCCGCCGCCGACCGGATGGTGCCGGGACTGCGCGGCGGCCGGCTCGTCCTGGGCGTCTCCGCCGCCAGCGTGGGTGCCGCCGGGCTGGGCGGAGCGGTCGAAGAGGCGTTGCACGCGCACCGTTCCGCCACCAGCACCGCGACCGGTCCGGTCAGTGTGGTGGCCGCCGGTGAGTTGGCGTCGCATTCACTGCTGCTGGCCGGGGTGCCGGCCGGCACCCGGCAGGGGTTCCGCAGTCGGCTGCTCGGGCCGGTCGAGGAGTACGACCGGGCGCACCATGCCGACCTGCTGCGTACGCTGTCGGTCTTTCTCGACTGTGACGGATCGTGGAGCCGCTGCGCGCAACGGCTCCACGTCCATGTCAACACGTTGCGGTACCGGATCGGCCGGATCGAGCAGTTGACCGGCCGGGACCTCGGCCGGTTCGAGGACCGGGTGGACTTCTTCCTGGCGTTGCGGCTCACCGCCGACTGA
- a CDS encoding XdhC/CoxI family protein: MNGPVLDEAMRWWYAGEQAAVATVTATAGSAPRPPGTSMLVAPDGTVTGSVSAGCVEAAIYQLCRTVLDTGEGRLARFGDPGDELVEPGLTCGGTIEVYVQRVDRDSVPQLERLHAATRAARPVAVVTCLTGPPASQGRWLLVDAEGQWGSLGGPTLDAAAVRVARPALDTGRTTLAQPAAGTTLLVRGILPPPRMIICGATDFTAALARQGRFLGYRVTICDARAVFTTRQRFPDADDVVVDWPHRYLRAEAAAGRIDPRTVLCVLTHDPKFDVPLLRTALDLPLAYIGAMGSRRSAADRAARLGAVGVPPAALARLCAPIGLDLGAVTPEETAVSIAAEIVAARSGRDGGRLTAGRGSIHAAV; encoded by the coding sequence ATGAACGGGCCGGTCCTCGACGAGGCGATGCGCTGGTGGTACGCCGGTGAGCAGGCGGCCGTCGCGACGGTGACCGCCACCGCCGGCAGCGCACCCCGGCCACCGGGCACGAGTATGCTCGTGGCCCCGGACGGCACGGTCACCGGAAGCGTCTCGGCCGGTTGCGTCGAGGCCGCCATCTACCAGCTGTGTCGTACCGTGCTGGACACCGGCGAGGGGCGGCTGGCGCGCTTCGGCGACCCTGGCGACGAGCTCGTCGAGCCCGGGCTGACCTGCGGCGGCACCATCGAGGTGTACGTGCAGCGGGTGGACCGCGACAGCGTGCCGCAGCTGGAGCGGCTGCATGCGGCGACCCGGGCTGCCCGCCCGGTCGCGGTGGTCACCTGCCTCACCGGGCCGCCAGCCAGCCAGGGTCGTTGGCTGCTGGTCGACGCCGAAGGTCAGTGGGGTTCGCTCGGCGGGCCGACGCTGGACGCGGCTGCGGTCCGGGTCGCCCGCCCGGCGCTGGACACCGGGCGGACCACGCTCGCCCAGCCCGCCGCCGGCACCACCCTGCTGGTCCGCGGCATCCTGCCGCCGCCCCGGATGATCATTTGCGGGGCGACCGATTTCACCGCCGCGCTCGCCCGGCAGGGCCGGTTCCTCGGCTACCGGGTGACGATCTGCGACGCCCGAGCGGTCTTCACCACCCGGCAGAGGTTTCCGGACGCCGACGACGTGGTCGTCGACTGGCCGCACCGCTACCTGAGGGCCGAGGCCGCCGCCGGTCGGATCGACCCGCGTACGGTGCTCTGCGTACTCACCCACGACCCGAAGTTCGACGTACCGCTGCTGCGGACCGCCCTCGACCTGCCGCTGGCCTACATCGGGGCGATGGGGTCACGGCGCAGCGCCGCCGACCGGGCGGCCCGGCTAGGTGCCGTCGGGGTGCCGCCGGCCGCGTTGGCTCGGCTCTGCGCGCCGATCGGGCTGGACCTGGGGGCGGTGACCCCGGAGGAGACCGCGGTCAGCATCGCCGCCGAGATCGTGGCGGCCCGCAGCGGCCGCGACGGCGGACGGCTGACCGCAGGCCGGGGCTCGATCCACGCCGCGGTGTAG
- a CDS encoding nucleotidyltransferase family protein: protein MLAGIVLAAGAGRRYGRPKALVRLNGTPLVSRAVETLRSAGCRPVIVVLGAAADAVRASADLAGAVPAVNPDWATGMGSSLRVGLAAVGTSPADAAAVLLVDMPGIGPAAVRRVAAGADRRTLAAASYVDGRPGHPVVLGREHWTAVAASATGDTGARDYLRAHPDQLRLVPCGDVGDPTDLDRPGDLDQLAYPHWLRDPDRLRAGGGASARTAATG, encoded by the coding sequence GTGCTTGCCGGAATCGTCCTCGCCGCCGGCGCCGGCCGCCGCTACGGTCGGCCCAAGGCGCTGGTCCGTCTCAACGGGACCCCGTTGGTGTCCCGGGCCGTCGAGACGCTGCGCTCGGCCGGCTGCCGGCCGGTGATCGTGGTGCTCGGAGCGGCGGCCGACGCGGTGCGTGCGAGTGCCGACCTGGCCGGCGCCGTGCCGGCGGTCAACCCTGACTGGGCCACCGGGATGGGCTCGTCGTTGCGGGTCGGCCTGGCGGCGGTGGGCACCAGCCCGGCGGACGCCGCGGCTGTCCTGCTGGTCGACATGCCGGGGATTGGTCCAGCGGCGGTCCGCCGGGTGGCGGCCGGCGCCGACCGGCGGACGCTGGCCGCGGCCAGCTACGTCGACGGGCGGCCAGGGCATCCCGTGGTGCTGGGTCGGGAACACTGGACGGCGGTGGCGGCGTCGGCGACCGGTGACACCGGCGCCCGCGACTATCTGCGGGCCCACCCCGACCAGCTGCGTCTGGTGCCCTGCGGCGACGTGGGCGACCCGACCGACCTGGACCGGCCCGGCGACCTGGACCAGCTCGCCTACCCCCACTGGCTCCGCGACCCCGACCGGCTCCGCGCGGGAGGCGGCGCCTCGGCCCGGACGGCGGCGACCGGATGA
- a CDS encoding FAD binding domain-containing protein — protein sequence MDLHTVSDVIAADGDAWRPGDRWLAGGSYLFSQPQPGVHRLRDLTRLRWPSIRVDDDGLEIAATCTVAELARFAPPPGWNRVTELAAGCCDAFLASRKIWNVATVGGNICAALPAGPMTSLAVATRVEYLLTDLAGGQRRVPADGFIRDVGTTVLDTGEFLRGIRLPAAAARARYAMRRASLFRHGRSAALVIGSVDQDTGGWTMSVTAATRRPVVLSLPAAPTGSELLDRVDAGCAAAGWVDDVHGLPHWRRHRTLRMADQVRVELAAAGTDGECSR from the coding sequence GTGGATCTGCATACCGTCTCCGACGTGATCGCCGCCGACGGCGACGCCTGGCGCCCCGGCGACCGCTGGCTCGCCGGCGGCAGCTACCTGTTCTCGCAACCTCAGCCCGGGGTGCACCGGCTGCGTGACCTGACCCGGCTGCGCTGGCCGTCGATCCGGGTCGACGACGACGGGCTGGAGATCGCCGCCACGTGCACCGTCGCCGAACTCGCCCGGTTCGCCCCGCCGCCCGGTTGGAATCGGGTGACGGAGCTGGCCGCAGGCTGCTGCGACGCGTTCCTCGCCTCCCGCAAGATCTGGAACGTGGCGACCGTCGGCGGCAACATCTGCGCGGCGCTGCCGGCCGGTCCGATGACATCACTTGCGGTGGCGACCCGGGTCGAGTACCTGCTCACCGATCTGGCCGGCGGGCAGCGCCGGGTGCCCGCCGACGGGTTCATCCGCGACGTCGGTACGACGGTGCTGGACACCGGCGAGTTCCTGCGCGGCATCCGGCTACCGGCAGCGGCCGCCCGGGCCCGGTACGCGATGCGCCGGGCGTCGCTGTTCCGGCACGGCCGGTCGGCGGCGCTGGTCATCGGCTCGGTCGACCAGGACACCGGCGGGTGGACGATGTCGGTGACCGCGGCCACCCGCCGCCCGGTGGTGCTGTCGCTGCCGGCGGCGCCGACCGGGTCCGAGTTGCTGGACCGGGTGGACGCCGGATGCGCGGCGGCCGGCTGGGTCGACGACGTGCACGGCCTGCCGCACTGGCGGCGGCACCGCACGCTGCGGATGGCCGACCAGGTCCGGGTCGAACTGGCCGCGGCCGGCACCGACGGAGAGTGCAGCCGGTGA